A stretch of Camelina sativa cultivar DH55 chromosome 18, Cs, whole genome shotgun sequence DNA encodes these proteins:
- the LOC109130609 gene encoding putative FBD-associated F-box protein At5g56430 → MRNINDLPNDLLVKILSSVPTKVAVSTCLLSKRWGSVWKLIPKLDYDDSLSAAPPGLYKYETLVFLGVKKVAIDNVPSTTCFRSLKSLSLLDVWFSSDETVTRLLSCCPILETLVVHRLGRDKVKTFAICVPSLKSLTIRHIVGGYHEPRNDNGFVINAPSLKYLNIVDHLSRLYSLVNMPEQMKADIHIRHCDSEKLLGCLTSSKNLSLCLKPLEGAYPHSDFDQLVSLDLGVMCSFNWLNLILRRSPKLRALRLYQAREVYWSCRKSNSVRTKWRQPIFVPECLLLRLRTVDWFEYKGTEEEKSVVMYLLKNGNSLETMSIKFSESITLE, encoded by the exons ATGAGAAATATTAATGATCTGCCTAACGATTTGCTGGTGAAGATTTTGTCATCAGTTCCGACAAAAGTTGCTGTGTCTACATGTCTTTTGTCCAAACGATGGGGTTCTGTTTGGAAATTGATTCCGAAGCTTGATTATGACGATTCACTTAGTGCTGCGCCTCCAGG CTTGTACAAATATGAAACCCTTGTGTTTTTAGGCGTCAAGAAAGTGGCCATTGACAATGTTCCTTCGACAACTTGTTTCCGGTCCCTCAAAAGTTTGTCTCTTCTAGATGTTTGGTTCTCAAGCGATGAAACGGTCACTAGGCTTTTGTCTTGCTGCCCTATTCTTGAAACATTGGTTGTGCACCGATTGGGACGCGACAAAGTGAAGACTTTCGCAATTTGTGTGCCATCTTTGAAGAGCTTAACCATCCGCCACATAGTAGGGGGTTATCACGAACCAAGAAATGATAATGGATTTGTGATCAATGCTCCTTCTTTAAAGTATCTAAATATTGTTGACCATTTGAGCCGGCTTTATTCATTAGTGAATATGCCGGAACAAATGAAAGCAGACATCCACATTAGACACTGTGATTCTGAGAAGCTTTTGGGATGTCTTACCTCATCTAAAAACCTCTCCTTATGTTTAAAACCACTTGAG GGTGCATATCCTCACAGCGACTTTGATCAGCTCGTGTCTCTAGACCTAGGTGTTATGTGCTCTTTCAATTGGTTGAATCTTATCCTCAGACGTTCACCAAAACTCCGAGCTCTCAGATTATACCAAGCA AGAGAGGTATACTGGAGCTGCAGGAAATCCAATAGTGTTCGTACTAAGTGGCGGCAACCGATTTTTGTTCCTGAATGTTTACTTCTGAGACTCAGAACTGTTGACTGGTTTGAGTACAAAGGGACAGAGGAAGAGAAGTCTGTGGTGATGTATTTGTTAAAGAATGGAAACTCTTTAGAGACTATGAGTATTAAATTCTCAGAATCCATCACCTTGGAATAG
- the LOC109130509 gene encoding putative F-box/FBD/LRR-repeat protein At3g56780 — protein MSCIDDLPDDLPVKILSSIPTKDVVATSLLSKRWESLWTIVRRLEYDQEYHYDKRTGFSSFVDKSLLSYQSPVLESLNFKFKSRLLSKCPLLADLMVEERQSNAMSKLNIAVPSLQRLSIRTVIGSDKEFIYFSYDKDIPKVVINVPSLKYLTIDDRGMIFMSLRTCLKLWMQRSKLTKHPPEFS, from the exons ATGAGCTGTATCGATGATTTGCCTGACGATCTACCCGTGAAAATATTGTCATCCATTCCGACAAAAGATGTTGTTGCCACGAGTCTTTTATCAAAAAGATGGGAGTCTCTGTGGACGATCGTGAGGAGACTGGAGTATGATCAAGAATATCACTATGATAAGAGAACTGGATTCTCAAGTTTTGTTGACAAGTCTCTGCTTTCATATCAGTCTCCGGTTCTTGAAAGCCTGAATTTCAAATTCAAGTCAAG GCTCTTATCAAAATGCCCTCTTCTTGCTGACCTCATGGTTGAAGAAAGACAAAGCAATGCTATGTCAAAGCTTAATATCGCGGTTCCTTCATTGCAGCGATTGTCCATTAGAACAGTGATTGGTAGTGACAAAGAGTTCATATATTTCAGTTATGATAAGGATATTCCAAAGGTTGTGATAAATGTTCCTTCTTTGAAGTACTTAACCATTGACGATAGGGGAATGATTTTCATGTCATTGAGAACTTGTCTCAAGTTGTGGATGCAAAGATCAAAGCTAACGAAACACCCACCAGAGTTTTCCTAA
- the LOC104763514 gene encoding BTB/POZ domain-containing protein At1g01640-like: MAGYRKRKLDREDFLSDIVTAFEERIHTDVIVKPGDGGPGIPAHKAVLAVRSKVFSYMLDSDEFKTSIEGSITIPDLSYEELKTLLKFFYDGFLSFTTKHIRALYLAADKYDIEYLQDICREQLTYSLTVSNVLDILMLSSIPSDKLLMTSAIDFIVIHMKEIVNSSKYKAFVRGNPDLSLEITKAYITYKGKRY; encoded by the exons ATGGCAGGTTACAGAAAAAGGAAACTGGACAGAGAGGATTTTCTCAGTGACATTGTTACAGCGTTTGAAGAAAGAATACACACTGATGTTATTGTTAAACCTGGTGATGGTGGGCCTGGAATTCCCGCTCACAAAGCTGTTTTG GCAGTGAGGTCGAAAGTGTTTAGCTACATGTTGGACTCGGATGAATTCAAAACTTCAATAGAGGGATCAATCACTATTCCTGACTTGAGTTATGAAGAACTAAAGACTCTACTCAAGTTCTTCTACGACGGTTTCCTGAGTTTCACCACCAAACACATTCGAGCTCTCTATCTTGCTGCCGACAAGTATGACATAGAATATCTCCAAGATATATGCAGAGAGCAATTAACCTATTCTTTGACTGTGAGCAATGTTCTCGACATCCTTATGCTGTCTAGTATCCCTTCTGACAAACTCTTGATGACATCTGCGATAGATTTTATCGTAATTCACATGAAAGAGATCGTCAATTCCAGTAAATATAAAGCATTTGTTCGGGGGAACCCTGATCTAAGTTTGGAAATTACAAAGGCCTATATTACTTATAAGGGTAAGAGGTACTGA